In Mangifera indica cultivar Alphonso chromosome 1, CATAS_Mindica_2.1, whole genome shotgun sequence, a single genomic region encodes these proteins:
- the LOC123216071 gene encoding receptor-like protein 44, with protein sequence MAVYSLIILSLLTCAGVLPLGSSDPSDEACLTHLSESLKDPYKNLRNWTVSIFSNPCNGFTSYLPGATCNNGRIYKLSLTNLSLQGSISPYLSNCTNLQSLDLSSNALTGSIPADLQALVNLAVLNLSANRLEGEIPPQLTLCAYLNVIDLHDNLLTGQIPEELGNLLRLSSFDVSNNRLSGPIPPMLGNRSGNGPRFNASSFEGNKNLYGYPLPPLKSKGLSILAIVGIGLGTGFASLVLSFTGVCIWLKITEQKMVLEEGKISQLMPDY encoded by the coding sequence ATGGCTGTTTATAGTCTGATAATCTTGAGCTTGCTAACTTGCGCCGGTGTTCTCCCTCTTGGTTCATCAGATCCAAGCGACGAAGCCTGTCTAACCCATCTAAGCGAATCCTTAAAAGACCCTTATAAGAACCTTCGGAACTGGACCGTATCGATCTTCTCAAATCCCTGCAACGGTTTCACTTCTTATCTCCCAGGTGCCACCTGCAACAATGGCCGCATCTATAAACTCTCTCTCACCAACCTCTCTCTTCAAGGCTCAATCTCTCCTTACCTTTCCAATTGCACGAACCTTCAATCTCTGGACCTCTCTTCTAACGCTCTCACGGGTTCCATCCCGGCAGATTTACAGGCCTTGGTCAATCTTGCTGTACTTAATCTATCAGCCAATCGTTTAGAAGGAGAGATCCCTCCTCAGCTCACATTATGTGCATACTTAAACGTTATTGATCTTCATGACAACTTGCTTACGGGTCAAATTCCTGAGGAACTTGGAAATCTTCTTCGTTTGTCATCTTTTGACGTCTCCAACAATCGATTATCAGGGCCAATACCGCCTATGCTAGGGAACAGAAGTGGGAACGGTCCTAGGTTTAATGCCAGCTCGTTTGAAGGAAACAAGAATCTTTATGGATACCCTTTACCTCCATTAAAAAGTAAAGGCTTGTCGATTTTGGCCATCGTTGGGATCGGTTTAGGAACTGGGTTTGCAAGTTTGGTGCTTAGTTTCACCGGAGTCTGCATTTGGTTGAAGATTACTGAACAAAAGATGGTTCTTGAGGAAGGCAAGATTAGTCAGCTTATGCCTGATTATTGA